A single genomic interval of Theropithecus gelada isolate Dixy chromosome 16, Tgel_1.0, whole genome shotgun sequence harbors:
- the MINK1 gene encoding misshapen-like kinase 1 isoform X7 has translation MDVTEDEEEEIKQEINMLKKYSHHRNIATYYGAFIKKSPPGNDDQLWLVMEFCGAGSVTDLVKNTKGNALKEDCIAYICREILRGLAHLHAHKVIHRDIKGQNVLLTENAEVKLVDFGVSAQLDRTVGRRNTFIGTPYWMAPEVIACDENPDATYDYRSDIWSLGITAIEMAEGAPPLCDMHPMRALFLIPRNPPPRLKSKKWSKKFIDFIDTCLIKTYLSRPPTEQLLKFPFIRDQPTERQVRIQLKDHIDRSRKKRGEKEETEYEYSGSEEEDDSHGEEGEPSSIMNVPGESTLRREFLRLQQENKSNSEALKQQQQLQQQQQRDPEAHIKHLLHQRQRRIEEQKEERRRVEEQQRREREQRKLQEKEQQRRLEDMQVLRREEERRQAEREQEYKRKQLEEQRQSERLQRQLQQEHAYLKSLQQQQQQQQLQKQQQQQLLPGDRKPLYHYGRGMNPADKPAWAREVEERTRMNKQQNSPLAKSKPSSTGPEPSIPQASPGPAGPLSQTPPMQRPVEPQEGPHKSLVAHRVPLKPYAAPVPRSQSLQDQPTRNLAAFPASHDPDPAIPAPTATPSARGAVIRQNSDPTSEGPGPSPNPPAWVRPDNEAPPKVPQRTSSIATALNTSGAGGSRPAQAVRASNPDLRRSDPGWERSDSVLPASHGHLPQAGSLERNRVGASSKLDSSPVLSPGDKAKPDDHRSRPGRPADFVLLKERTLDEAPRPPKKAMDYSSSSEEVESSEDDEEEGEGGPSEGSRDTPGGRSDGDTDSVSTMVVHDVEEITGTQPPYGGGTMVVQRTPEEERNLLHADSNGYTNLPDVVQPSHSPTENSKGQSPPSKDGSSDYQSRGLVKAPGKSSFTMFVDLGIYQPGGSGDTIPITALVGGEGTRLDQLQYDVRKGSVVNVNPTNTRAHSETPEIRKYKKRFNSEILCAALWGVNLLVGTENGLMLLDRSGQGKVYGLIGRRRFQQMDVLEGLNLLITISGKRNKLRVYYLSWLRNKILHNDPEVEKKQGWTTVGDMEGCGHYRVVKYERIKFLVIALKSSVEVYAWAPKPYHKFMAFKSFADLPHRPLLVDLTVEEGQRLKVIYGSSAGFHAVDVDSGNSYDIYIPVHIQSQITPHAIIFLPNTDGMEMLLCYEDEGVYVNTYGRIIKDVVLQWGEMPTSVAYICSNQIMGWGEKAIEIRSVETGHLDGVFMHKRAQRLKFLCERNDKVFFASVRSGGSSQVYFMTLNRNCIMNW, from the exons ATGGATGTCACCGAG gatgaggaagaagagatCAAACAGGAGATCAACATGCTGAAAAAATACTCTCACCACCGCAACATTGCCACCTACTATGGAGCCTTCATCAAGAAGAGCCCCCCGGGAAACGATGACCAGCTCTGG CTGGTGATGGAGTTCTGTGGTGCTGGTTCAGTGACTGACCTGGTAAAGAACACGAAAGGAAACGCCCTGAAGGAGGACTGTATCGCCTACATCTGCAGGGAGATCCTCAGG GGTCTGGCCCATCTCCATGCCCACAAGGTCATCCATCGAGACATCAAGGGGCAGAATGTGCTGCTGACAGAGAATGCTGAGGTCAAGCTAG TGGATTTTGGGGTGAGTGCTCAGCTGGACCGCACCGTGGGCAGACGGAACACTTTCATTGGGACTCCCTACTGGATGGCTCCAGAGGTCATCGCCTGTGATGAGAACCCCGATGCCACCTACGATTACAGG AGTGACATTTGGTCTCTAGGAATCACAGCCATCGAGATGGCAGAGGGCGCCCCCC CTCTGTGTGACATGCACCCCATGCGAGCCCTCTTCCTCATTCCTCGGAACCCTCCGCCCAGACTCAAGTCCAAGAAGTG GTCTAAGAAGTTCATTGACTTCATTGACACATGTCTCATCAAGACTTACCTGAGCCGCCCACCCACGGAGCAGCTGCTGAAGTTTCCCTTCATCCGGGACCAGCCCACGGAGCGGCAGGTCCGCATCCAGCTTAAGGACCACATTGACCGATCCCGGAAGAAGCGGGGTGAGAAAG AGGAGACAGAATATGAGTACAGCGGCAGCGAGGAGGAAGACGACAGccatggagaggaaggagagCCAAG CTCCATCATGAACGTGCCTGGAGAGTCGACTCTACGCCGGGAATTTCTCCGCCTCCAGCAGGAAAATAAGAGCAACTCAGAGGCTttaaaacagcagcagcagctgcagcagcagcagcagcgagACCCCGAGGCACACATCAAACACCTGCTGCACCAGCGGCAGAGGCGCATAGAGGAGCAGAAGGAGGAGCGGCGCCGCGTGGAGGAG CAACAGCGGCGGGAGCGGGAGCAGCGGAAGCTGCAGGAGAAGGAGCAGCAGCGGCGGCTGGAGGACATGCAGGTTCTGCGGCGGGAGGAGGAGCGGCGGCAGGCGGAGCGTGAGCAG GAATACAAGCGGAAGCAGCTGGAGGAGCAGCGGCAGTCAGAGCGTCTCCAGAGGcagctgcagcaggagcatgCCTACCTCAAGTccctgcagcagcagcaacagcagcagcagcttcagaaacagcagcagcagcagctcctgcCTGGGGACAGGAAGCCCCTGTACCATTATGGTCGGGGCATGAATCCCGCTGACAAACCAGCCTGGGCCCGAGAG GTAGAAGAGAGAACAAGGATGAACAAGCAGCAGAACTCTCCCTTGGCCAAGAGCAAGCCAAGCAGCACGGGGCCTGAGCCCTCCATCCCCCAGGCCTCCCCCGGACCTGCAGGACCCCTTTCCCAGACTCCTCCTATGCAGAGGCCGGTGGAGCCCCAGGAGGGACCGCACAAG AGCCTGGTGGCACACCGGGTCCCACTGAAGCCATATGCAGCACCTGTACCCCGATCCCAGTCCCTGCAGGACCAGCCCACCCGAAACCTGGctgccttcccagcctcccaTGACCCCGACCCTGCCATCCCTGCACCCACTGCCACGCCCAGTGCCCGAGGAGCTGTCATCCGCCAGAATTCAGACCCCACCTCTGAAGGACCTGGCCCCAGCCCGAACCCCCCAGCCTGGGTCCGCCCAGATAACGAGGCCCCACCCAAG GTGCCTCAGAGGACCTCATCTATCGCCACTGCCCTTAACACCAGTGGGGCCGGAGGATCCCGGCCAGCCCAGGCAGTCCGTGCCAG TAACCCCGACCTCAGGAGGAGCGACCCTGGCTGGGAACGCTCGGACAGTGTCCTCCCAGCCTCGCACGGGCACCTCCCCCAGGCCGGCTCACTGGAGCGGAACCGCGTGGGAG CCTCCTCCAAACTGGACAGCTCCCCAGTGCTCTCTCCTGGGGATAAAGCCAAGCCCGATGACCACCGCTCGCGGCCAGGCCGGCCCGCA GACTTCGTGTTGCTGAAAGAGCGGACCCTGGACGAggcccctcggcctcccaagaaggCCATGGACTACTCATCGTCCAGCGAGGAGGTGGAGAGCAGTGAGGATGACGAGGAGGAAGGCGAAGGCGGGCCATCAGAGGGGAGCAGAGACACCCCTGGGGGCCG CAGCGATGGGGATACAGACAGCGTCAGCACCATGGTGGTCCACGACGTCGAGGAGATCACCGGGACCCAGCCCCCATACGGGGGTGGCACCATGGTGGTCCAGCGT ACCCCTGAGGAGGAGCGGAACCTGCTGCATGCTGACAGCAACGGGTATACAAACCTGCCTGACGTGGTGCAGCCCAGCCACTCACCCACCGAGAACAGCAAAGGCCAAAGCCCGCCCTCGAAGGATGGGAGCAGTGAC TACCAGTCTCGTGGGCTGGTAAAGGCTCCTGGCAAGAGCTCGTTCACGATGTTTGTGGATCTAGGGATCTACCAGCCTGGAGGCAGTGGGGACACCATCCCCATCACAG CCCTAGTGGGTGGAGAGGGCACTCGGCTCGACCAGCTGCAGTACGACGTGAGGAAGGGTTCTGTGGTCAACGTGAATCCCACCAACACCCGGGCCCACAGTGAGACCCCTGAGATCCGGAAGTACAAGAAGCGATTCAACTCTGAGATTCTGTGTGCAGCCCTTTGGG GGGTCAACCTGCTGGTGGGCACGGAGAACGGGCTGATGTTGCTGGACCGAAGTGGGCAGGGCAAGGTGTACGGACTCATTGGGCGGCGACGCTTCCAGCAGATGGACGTGCTGGAGGGGCTCAACCTGCTCATCACCATCTCAG GGAAAAGGAACAAACTGCGGGTGTATTACCTGTCTTGGCTCCGGAACAAGATTCTGCACAATGACCCAGAAGTGGAGAAGAAGCAGGGCTGGACCACCGTCGGGGACATGGAGGGCTGCGGGCACTACCGTGTCG TGAAATATGAGCGGATTAAGTTCCTGGTCATCGCCCTCAAGAGCTCCGTGGAGGTGTATGCCTGGGCCCCCAAACCCTACCACAAATTCATGGCCTTCAAG TCCTTTGCCGACCTCCCTCACCGCCCTCTGCTGGTCGACCTGACAGTAGAGGAGGGGCAGCGGCTCAAGGTCATCTATGGCTCCAGTGCTGGCTTCCATGCTGTGGATGTCGACTCGGGGAACAGCTATGACATCTACATCCCTGTGCAC ATCCAGAGCCAGATCACGCCCCATGCCATCATTTTCCTCCCCAACACCGACGGCATGGAGATGCTGCTGTGCTACGAGGACGAGGGTGTCTACGTCAACACATACGGGCGGATCATTAAGGATGTGGTGCTGCAGTGGGGAGAGATGCCCACCTCTGTGG CCTACATCTGCTCCAACCAGATAATGGGCTGGGGTGAGAAAGCCATTGAGATCCGCTCTGTGGAGACGGGCCACCTGGACGGGGTCTTCATGCACAAACGAGCCCAGAGGCTCAAGTTCCTGTGTGAGCGGAATGACAAG GTGTTTTTTGCCTCAGTCCGCTCTGGGGGCAGCAGCCAAGTTTACTTCATGACTCTGAACCGTAACTGCATCATGAACTGGTGA